A genomic window from Candidatus Nitrosoglobus terrae includes:
- a CDS encoding ABC transporter permease, with the protein MLAYIIRRFLLMIPALLGITLVVFTVMAASPGGISAQSLIGGQNLEPEAKKALEDYYNKLYGLDSPPAIQYLRWLNNISPIGFTHDSKTNTRRFSFWKEPNLGTSFHYGRPALDLLKERVPITLLLNILSLPLIYILAITVGVHAATERGKAFDLSSSTLMLGLWSIPTMLAGILLIGFFASNQYWHWFPTAGLSTREALDMPFLPHWSSIYDVIQLFSASAIGTIIGIGLALKTPRLLRSIILLGLGLGFGLWMTLSLPTPSIESAVFLGEILAITAGGLSYINHTGLRTGIMALLGAGTGLLMSTQWYSGEFIRGFLLDRLWHLILPVLCLTYGSFAFLAKLTRTAILENLMANYARTARAKGLAENMVLWNHVFRNSLLPLITVSATLLPGLLAGSVIVESIFSIEGMGKLAVESVQARDRELVLSITLISGLLTLLGYLIADICYAIADPRVSYD; encoded by the coding sequence ATGCTCGCCTATATTATCCGCCGCTTTCTGTTAATGATTCCGGCACTGCTTGGTATTACTCTAGTTGTATTCACCGTTATGGCAGCCTCGCCTGGCGGTATAAGCGCTCAAAGCTTAATCGGCGGCCAAAATCTGGAACCTGAGGCAAAAAAAGCACTAGAAGATTATTACAATAAGCTCTATGGTTTAGATTCTCCACCTGCTATCCAGTATCTACGCTGGTTAAATAATATCTCACCTATCGGATTTACTCATGACTCAAAAACTAACACCAGAAGATTCTCCTTTTGGAAGGAACCAAACTTGGGGACTAGTTTTCACTATGGCCGCCCAGCCCTTGATCTACTTAAAGAACGGGTGCCTATCACGCTACTGTTAAATATACTTTCTCTCCCCTTGATTTACATTTTAGCTATTACTGTTGGCGTACACGCCGCTACTGAACGAGGCAAAGCATTTGATTTAAGCTCAAGCACCTTAATGCTAGGATTATGGTCAATTCCAACTATGCTGGCTGGGATTCTATTAATCGGATTCTTTGCTAGTAACCAATATTGGCACTGGTTTCCTACAGCAGGGTTAAGCACACGGGAGGCATTAGATATGCCTTTTTTGCCCCATTGGAGCTCCATCTATGATGTTATCCAGCTTTTTAGCGCTAGTGCTATTGGTACGATCATTGGTATAGGGTTAGCGCTGAAAACTCCACGGCTGCTCCGTAGTATTATACTGCTCGGATTAGGACTGGGGTTTGGTCTCTGGATGACTCTTAGCTTACCTACTCCTTCTATAGAGTCAGCCGTATTTCTAGGAGAAATACTAGCTATCACTGCTGGAGGGCTAAGTTATATAAATCACACTGGCCTACGCACAGGAATAATGGCTCTGTTAGGGGCAGGAACAGGGCTATTGATGAGTACCCAATGGTATAGTGGTGAATTTATTCGCGGGTTTCTATTAGATCGGCTTTGGCATCTAATTCTACCCGTATTATGCTTAACTTACGGTAGTTTTGCTTTTCTTGCAAAATTAACCCGCACTGCCATATTAGAAAATTTAATGGCTAACTATGCTCGTACTGCACGAGCAAAAGGATTAGCAGAGAATATGGTTCTTTGGAACCATGTATTCCGCAATAGTTTGCTACCACTTATTACTGTCTCAGCTACGCTCCTGCCTGGATTACTAGCTGGATCAGTTATTGTAGAATCTATTTTCTCCATTGAAGGTATGGGTAAATTAGCAGTAGAATCAGTACAGGCTCGAGATCGAGAGCTAGTACTTTCCATTACCCTCATTAGCGGCCTATTAACCCTACTTGGCTATCTTATTGCTGATATTTGCTATGCTATTGCTGACCCTCGGGTTAGCTACGACTAA
- the pal gene encoding peptidoglycan-associated lipoprotein Pal: MRLTIPILLLLVYWLAGCAGGSATTKNEPSAMLAANKNQTLTDEGATASGDESATASGVSEGETYQGDPLNNPDSPLANKVFYFKFDSDEIQEDDRPSIEAHGDYLAKHPNIKVSLEGHTDERGSREYNLALGERRANAVRRLLLLMGASEEQVKVVSYGEERPAVEGYDEGAWQLNRRVEIIYP; encoded by the coding sequence ATGCGTCTAACTATTCCCATTCTCCTGCTACTAGTCTACTGGTTAGCAGGATGTGCAGGTGGTTCTGCCACAACGAAAAACGAGCCTTCTGCGATGCTGGCAGCAAACAAAAACCAAACTTTAACCGATGAAGGTGCAACAGCTTCAGGAGATGAAAGTGCAACGGCTTCAGGAGTATCCGAAGGAGAAACCTACCAAGGCGATCCTCTGAACAACCCTGATAGTCCCTTAGCTAACAAGGTATTTTATTTTAAATTTGATAGCGATGAAATCCAAGAGGATGATCGACCTTCTATTGAAGCCCATGGCGATTATCTAGCAAAACACCCTAATATCAAAGTATCTCTTGAAGGCCACACTGATGAGCGCGGATCTAGAGAATATAATTTAGCGCTAGGTGAGCGTCGCGCTAATGCGGTTCGTCGTCTATTACTTTTGATGGGCGCTTCTGAGGAACAAGTCAAGGTAGTAAGCTATGGAGAAGAGCGTCCAGCCGTAGAAGGCTATGATGAGGGGGCTTGGCAGCTAAATCGTCGAGTCGAGATAATTTATCCTTAA
- a CDS encoding ABC transporter ATP-binding protein yields the protein MLLQVNNLKTYLRTGNKTIKAVDGVSFTIDRGETFCLVGESGSGKSITALSVIQLLPQNISSHPDGQILFDWRHNNGQHETVDLLHLSEPRKRKIRGARIAMIFQEPMTCLNPVFTIGEQIIEALQLHFPNMDEFEARERTIAALDQVQIPNPAQRIDEYPHRLSGGQRQRVMIAMAMACEPDLLIADEPTTALDVTIQAEILRLMRELQTRRNMGILFITHDFGVVSQIAHQLAVMRLGKIVESGSLKDVLHHPQHIYTRQLLAALPENLKHHKTTAKTINTTTITEDPPLLELRQLQVHFPIRKGILQRTAGYVRAVDGINLIIPVGQIFGLVGESGCGKTTLGRAILRLVEPTGGQICYAGTNLATLRHNELRRYRRELQIIFQDPLSSLNPRLTIATTLTEPMAAHGIGGSPQDRLDRASALLQQVHLKEDYLWRYPHEFSGGQRQRICIARALALEPRFIVCDEITSALDVSMQAEILELLLELQYKRNLTLLFITHNIGVVRYISNKLAIMRSGRIIEQGSTEHIYQAPTHPYTQKLLESVPKVVL from the coding sequence GTGCTACTACAAGTTAACAACCTAAAAACTTATCTCCGAACAGGTAATAAAACCATCAAGGCAGTAGATGGAGTCAGCTTTACCATCGATCGAGGAGAGACTTTTTGTTTAGTAGGTGAGTCAGGTAGCGGTAAATCTATTACCGCTTTATCAGTAATTCAACTACTTCCTCAAAATATCAGTAGTCACCCTGATGGGCAGATCCTATTTGATTGGCGCCATAATAATGGCCAGCATGAAACGGTAGATTTATTGCATTTATCTGAGCCACGTAAGCGAAAAATCCGTGGTGCTAGAATTGCTATGATCTTTCAAGAGCCTATGACCTGCCTAAATCCAGTATTTACGATTGGTGAACAAATTATAGAAGCTTTACAATTACACTTCCCTAATATGGATGAGTTTGAAGCACGGGAGCGAACTATAGCCGCTTTAGATCAGGTACAAATCCCAAACCCAGCGCAGCGTATTGATGAATACCCTCATCGACTCTCTGGTGGCCAGCGTCAACGAGTAATGATCGCTATGGCCATGGCTTGTGAGCCGGATCTACTCATCGCTGATGAGCCAACAACAGCGCTTGATGTCACTATCCAGGCTGAAATTTTACGCTTAATGCGTGAGTTACAAACACGGCGGAATATGGGTATTTTATTCATTACTCATGATTTCGGGGTAGTCTCGCAAATAGCACACCAATTAGCCGTTATGCGACTAGGGAAAATTGTCGAATCCGGATCTTTAAAAGACGTTTTACATCACCCTCAGCATATCTATACCCGTCAACTCCTAGCAGCGCTACCAGAGAACCTCAAACATCATAAAACAACAGCAAAGACGATCAATACAACTACAATCACTGAAGATCCCCCCCTATTAGAACTTCGCCAACTACAGGTACATTTCCCTATCCGCAAAGGCATACTACAACGTACGGCGGGTTATGTCCGAGCCGTAGATGGAATCAATTTAATTATTCCAGTAGGTCAGATCTTTGGGCTTGTGGGTGAATCCGGTTGTGGTAAAACTACGCTAGGACGAGCCATACTTCGCCTTGTAGAACCTACTGGAGGGCAAATCTGCTATGCGGGTACTAATTTGGCTACATTACGGCATAATGAACTACGCCGCTATCGGCGAGAGTTACAAATTATTTTCCAAGATCCTTTATCATCACTAAATCCTCGTCTCACTATTGCCACAACTTTGACTGAACCCATGGCGGCCCATGGTATCGGCGGCTCTCCTCAAGATCGCCTTGATCGAGCCAGCGCTCTACTTCAGCAAGTACACCTTAAAGAAGATTATCTATGGCGCTACCCCCATGAATTTTCTGGCGGCCAACGTCAACGTATCTGTATTGCCAGAGCGCTTGCTTTAGAGCCTCGTTTTATCGTTTGTGATGAAATTACAAGTGCTTTAGATGTATCCATGCAGGCTGAGATTTTAGAATTACTTCTAGAGCTACAATATAAGCGTAACCTTACATTATTGTTCATCACGCATAATATCGGCGTAGTAAGATATATTAGCAATAAATTGGCAATAATGCGCAGTGGACGCATTATTGAGCAAGGCTCCACGGAACATATTTATCAGGCACCTACTCATCCTTATACGCAAAAACTACTAGAATCTGTACCTAAAGTAGTACTATAA
- the tolB gene encoding Tol-Pal system beta propeller repeat protein TolB: MPNVSAVLTIEITGGIEAALPIAIVPFGNEGGASAPPEDVSAVISADLALSGRFTPLPEKDLPSRPHEVSEVRFQDWRRLGSEGLVIGKVINLGGDQYEVSFQLLDVYKAQQLVGRRYKVPAGDLRHLSHQIADLIYETLTGEKGIFTSRIAFVTVAKAANGGKKYALQVADMDGYNPRTILQSKEPILSPAWSPDGAKLAYVSFEQKRSEIFIQELRTGQRQSVAAFPGINGAPDWSPDGRKLAFVSSKDGNPEIYIYSLVDGKLARLTRDAAIDTEPVWAPDGKSIVFTSDRGGQPQLYQVLAVGGQAKRLTFEGTYNASASFAPDGKRIALTHRENKGGQFHIAVLDLGSKNLQVLTQTQMDESPSFAPNGRMILYATAGPQGGALATVSVDRRIHQRLMQQGDEVREPAWSP, from the coding sequence ATGCCAAATGTATCAGCAGTACTCACCATTGAGATTACTGGGGGTATAGAGGCTGCCTTGCCTATTGCCATTGTCCCGTTTGGGAATGAGGGCGGTGCCAGTGCTCCGCCGGAGGATGTATCTGCTGTTATTAGCGCTGATTTAGCTCTCAGTGGGCGTTTTACTCCGCTTCCAGAAAAAGATCTGCCTTCTAGACCCCATGAGGTTTCTGAAGTTAGATTTCAAGATTGGCGGCGATTAGGATCGGAGGGGTTGGTTATTGGTAAAGTAATTAATTTAGGAGGGGATCAATATGAAGTAAGCTTTCAGCTACTTGATGTATATAAGGCACAGCAGCTAGTAGGACGACGCTATAAAGTGCCGGCAGGAGATCTGCGCCATTTATCTCATCAAATTGCTGATTTAATCTATGAAACTTTAACTGGAGAAAAGGGGATCTTTACTTCTAGAATAGCTTTTGTAACGGTTGCAAAGGCAGCTAATGGAGGGAAAAAGTATGCTTTACAAGTCGCTGATATGGATGGGTATAATCCTCGTACCATATTACAGTCAAAGGAGCCTATTTTATCACCAGCTTGGTCGCCGGATGGTGCTAAATTAGCTTACGTGTCTTTTGAGCAAAAACGATCAGAGATCTTTATCCAAGAACTGCGTACTGGCCAGAGACAATCAGTAGCCGCATTTCCTGGAATTAATGGCGCACCAGATTGGTCACCTGATGGACGTAAACTTGCCTTTGTTTCATCTAAGGACGGTAATCCTGAGATCTATATTTATAGCTTAGTGGATGGTAAACTAGCTCGCCTTACTCGGGATGCTGCTATTGATACTGAACCTGTTTGGGCACCTGATGGAAAGAGTATTGTATTTACTTCTGATCGGGGGGGGCAGCCGCAGCTTTATCAGGTTTTAGCTGTAGGTGGCCAAGCAAAACGTTTGACTTTTGAGGGAACATATAATGCTTCTGCTTCTTTTGCTCCAGATGGTAAGCGTATAGCGTTGACTCATAGGGAAAATAAAGGGGGACAATTTCATATCGCTGTTCTTGATTTAGGAAGTAAAAATTTGCAAGTCCTGACTCAAACCCAGATGGATGAATCTCCAAGCTTTGCACCTAATGGCCGCATGATTCTCTATGCTACCGCAGGCCCTCAAGGGGGGGCTTTAGCTACTGTTTCTGTAGATAGGCGCATCCATCAACGTTTGATGCAACAGGGTGATGAAGTTAGGGAGCCCGCGTGGTCACCTTGA
- a CDS encoding DesA family fatty acid desaturase codes for MFFGLLNLSGWGYVAITLLLTHLTIVSVTIYLHRHQAHRGIELHPWLGHFFRFWLWLTTGIVTKEWVAVHRKHHAKCEGEDDPHSPQILGIQKVLWQGAQVYRQSARDIRVSEQYGHATPDDWIERHLYTKHSFLGIALMFFLDLILLGVPGILVWGVQMHWIPFFAAGVINGIGHYWGYRNYEVADASTNILPWGILIGGEELHNNHHAYGSSAKFSSKWYEIDLGWMYICLFQALGLARVKKIAPKLLIRNDKQGIDKDTVRAVVAHRFHLITTYGQKVMLPVLKEEAIHFPGKQLYRQIQSWLTSNEALIDAKTHLEFQAMIQEHHQLETVYRFRQQLQEIWSQAWLNQESILQALQEWCHQAEQSGIKALEDFSLSLRRYSLQKA; via the coding sequence ATGTTTTTTGGGTTATTAAATTTATCTGGCTGGGGATATGTAGCAATAACATTGCTTTTAACTCACTTAACAATAGTGAGTGTAACTATTTATCTGCACCGCCACCAAGCTCATCGTGGCATAGAGCTTCATCCGTGGCTGGGCCACTTTTTCCGCTTCTGGCTCTGGCTTACTACAGGGATCGTTACTAAAGAATGGGTTGCAGTGCATCGTAAACATCATGCTAAATGTGAAGGCGAAGACGACCCCCATAGCCCACAAATCCTAGGTATCCAAAAAGTGCTTTGGCAAGGGGCTCAAGTGTATCGACAATCAGCTCGAGATATTCGAGTATCTGAGCAATATGGGCATGCTACCCCTGATGATTGGATCGAGCGCCATTTATATACCAAACATAGTTTCTTAGGTATTGCCCTAATGTTCTTTCTTGATCTAATTTTATTGGGAGTGCCAGGAATACTTGTATGGGGGGTTCAAATGCATTGGATTCCTTTTTTTGCAGCAGGGGTAATCAACGGAATAGGCCATTACTGGGGATATCGTAATTATGAAGTAGCCGATGCTTCCACTAATATCCTCCCTTGGGGTATCCTCATTGGAGGAGAGGAACTACACAACAATCATCATGCCTACGGTAGTTCAGCAAAATTCTCATCAAAATGGTATGAGATTGACCTTGGGTGGATGTATATTTGCCTCTTTCAAGCGCTAGGGCTAGCGCGAGTAAAAAAAATCGCACCTAAGCTGCTCATTCGAAATGATAAACAAGGAATTGATAAGGATACTGTTCGCGCAGTAGTGGCTCATCGTTTCCATTTAATAACCACCTATGGCCAAAAAGTTATGCTGCCCGTACTCAAGGAAGAAGCTATTCACTTCCCGGGGAAACAGCTATATCGGCAGATACAAAGCTGGCTAACCAGTAATGAAGCATTGATTGATGCCAAAACTCATCTTGAGTTTCAAGCAATGATACAAGAGCACCATCAATTGGAAACTGTCTATCGGTTTCGTCAGCAATTGCAAGAGATTTGGTCCCAAGCTTGGTTAAATCAAGAATCCATACTGCAGGCACTTCAAGAGTGGTGTCATCAGGCCGAGCAATCAGGAATTAAGGCCCTAGAAGATTTTTCTCTTTCCCTACGCCGTTATTCCCTACAAAAGGCATAG
- the ybgF gene encoding tol-pal system protein YbgF, which translates to MAFCRQSYWFLVGGILVQIATVATTVEAGDKANLEQRVEHLERIVQGQGLSELLLQVEQLQVDVRRFQGEIEELQHEIDGLKDKQRELYSDLDRRLQDLGLSDGALLPSSTEEVSKDGDTEASSAASADPDPDTQAYQTALGTLKKGQYKEAATAFSLFLQEYPDSSYRDNAQYWLGETYYVLHDFSAAVEAFQSLINRYPESPKIPGAILKQGLSYYELEQWEQAKAKLHEVLTHYPDSTASHMAEEYLEKMKRGGHT; encoded by the coding sequence ATGGCTTTTTGTCGTCAGTCTTATTGGTTTCTTGTTGGAGGAATCTTAGTCCAAATAGCAACGGTGGCTACTACGGTTGAGGCAGGTGATAAAGCTAACCTGGAGCAACGTGTTGAGCACTTGGAGCGTATTGTTCAAGGACAAGGATTGTCCGAGTTGCTATTGCAAGTGGAACAACTACAAGTGGATGTACGTCGGTTTCAAGGAGAGATTGAGGAATTACAGCATGAGATAGATGGCCTGAAGGACAAGCAACGGGAGCTGTATTCAGATTTGGATCGGCGGCTACAGGATCTAGGCTTATCTGATGGAGCATTATTGCCATCTTCTACAGAAGAGGTATCTAAAGATGGAGATACTGAGGCGTCTTCTGCAGCATCTGCTGATCCAGATCCAGATACTCAAGCATATCAGACTGCACTTGGTACGTTAAAGAAAGGGCAGTATAAAGAAGCTGCTACTGCTTTTAGCCTTTTTCTACAAGAGTATCCAGATAGTAGTTATCGAGATAATGCTCAATATTGGCTAGGGGAGACTTATTACGTGCTGCATGATTTTAGCGCAGCTGTAGAGGCTTTTCAGTCTCTGATTAACCGATATCCGGAGAGTCCTAAAATTCCTGGAGCTATACTTAAGCAGGGACTCTCTTATTATGAATTGGAGCAATGGGAGCAAGCAAAAGCTAAGCTCCATGAAGTACTTACTCATTACCCTGATTCTACCGCCAGCCATATGGCTGAAGAATATCTTGAAAAGATGAAGCGCGGGGGTCATACTTAG
- a CDS encoding ABC transporter permease: protein MGYIARSLALLKPNHSYTIQIVYEVLAHRGARLGLVWIGLLGFLAVFAPFLANSHPLLLSQNGHISSPLLHYLAPIDLILLALFFTGLTLSLMQPPLYIWLWGLISTLIFTGVLSAIFIHPPVLTIYEQYRQQEAIGTYNWVIYAPIPYSPKDYQRDRNEPGLQPPLDSPTGNHWLGTDENGADVLSRMIYASRISLGIGFVATGIAMVIGILIGGFMGYFSGVIDIIGMRLVEIFEAVPTLFLLLTFVAFFGHNLYMLMVIIGITSWSSYARYVRAEFLRLRQQDFVQAAIACGLPLRSILFRHMLPNGIGPILVAASFGVASAILAEAVLSFLGLGLVDDPSWGQMLNQAVKSSTFNWWMATFPGGAIFLTVFTYNLIGEALRDAIDPYLKKS from the coding sequence ATGGGCTATATTGCTCGCTCATTAGCACTACTAAAACCAAACCACAGCTATACCATCCAAATAGTATATGAGGTGCTTGCCCATCGAGGCGCGCGCTTAGGACTAGTCTGGATAGGGCTGTTAGGATTTTTAGCGGTATTTGCTCCCTTTCTAGCTAACAGCCACCCACTATTACTTAGCCAAAACGGCCATATTAGTAGCCCCTTGCTACATTATCTCGCTCCTATTGATCTGATTCTTTTAGCATTATTTTTTACTGGCCTTACTTTAAGCTTGATGCAGCCACCTCTATATATTTGGCTGTGGGGACTTATTAGCACGTTGATTTTTACTGGCGTATTGAGCGCTATTTTTATACATCCTCCAGTTCTAACTATCTACGAACAATATCGACAGCAGGAAGCTATTGGAACCTATAACTGGGTGATATACGCTCCCATTCCTTACTCTCCTAAGGACTACCAACGAGATCGAAACGAGCCTGGGCTACAGCCACCTCTTGACTCTCCAACAGGAAATCACTGGCTTGGTACTGATGAAAACGGAGCTGATGTTTTATCGCGAATGATTTATGCTTCGCGCATCTCACTGGGTATTGGTTTTGTTGCTACGGGTATTGCTATGGTAATTGGTATTCTTATCGGCGGCTTTATGGGCTATTTTTCCGGGGTGATAGATATTATTGGCATGCGTCTAGTTGAAATCTTCGAGGCGGTACCCACGCTGTTCCTATTACTTACTTTTGTCGCCTTCTTTGGTCATAATTTATATATGCTCATGGTAATCATTGGTATCACGAGCTGGTCAAGTTATGCTCGTTATGTACGTGCTGAATTTCTACGCTTACGGCAACAGGACTTTGTTCAAGCTGCCATCGCTTGCGGATTACCGTTGCGCTCCATCCTATTTCGGCACATGCTACCTAATGGGATCGGGCCTATCCTAGTAGCGGCCAGCTTTGGTGTAGCCTCTGCTATTCTTGCGGAAGCTGTATTGAGTTTTCTTGGTTTAGGCTTAGTAGATGATCCCTCATGGGGTCAAATGCTCAATCAAGCAGTAAAATCTTCTACTTTTAATTGGTGGATGGCAACCTTTCCTGGTGGGGCAATTTTTCTCACCGTATTCACCTATAATCTAATTGGCGAAGCTCTTCGTGATGCTATCGATCCTTACCTAAAGAAATCTTAA
- the queC gene encoding 7-cyano-7-deazaguanine synthase QueC, with product MDDDSPTAVILVSGGLDSATTLAIAKDLGFACYAISFDYSQRNRVELQAAAEISSLLGVIEHKVIRVDWGGIGGSALTDSNIPIPEKIAVGAIPVTYVPARNTLFLAFALGWAEILKAQDIFIGVNTIDYSGYPDCCPEFIKAFEYLANLATCASMKGQVFHIQAPLLYLSKAEIIRKGINLGIDYSRTVSCYQADEAKRACGVCDSCRFRKQGFLEANIADPTIYYR from the coding sequence CTGGACGATGATTCTCCTACAGCAGTGATTCTAGTTTCTGGGGGACTTGATTCTGCTACGACATTGGCAATTGCCAAAGATCTAGGGTTTGCTTGTTATGCTATAAGCTTTGACTATAGTCAACGGAATCGAGTTGAGCTTCAAGCAGCAGCAGAGATTTCTAGCTTGCTAGGAGTAATTGAACATAAAGTCATTAGAGTCGATTGGGGAGGAATTGGTGGCTCAGCATTAACTGATTCTAATATCCCAATACCAGAGAAGATAGCTGTAGGGGCTATTCCAGTGACTTATGTGCCTGCTAGGAATACGCTATTTTTAGCCTTTGCTTTAGGCTGGGCTGAAATATTAAAGGCTCAGGATATCTTTATTGGGGTTAATACTATAGATTATTCTGGTTATCCGGATTGCTGCCCAGAGTTTATTAAGGCTTTTGAATATCTTGCTAATCTGGCTACCTGTGCTAGCATGAAAGGGCAGGTATTTCATATTCAAGCACCTTTACTTTATCTTTCAAAAGCTGAGATTATTCGAAAAGGGATAAATCTTGGAATTGATTATTCTCGTACAGTTTCCTGTTATCAGGCAGATGAGGCAAAGCGTGCTTGCGGAGTTTGCGATAGTTGTCGCTTTCGTAAGCAAGGTTTTCTAGAAGCAAATATTGCTGATCCTACTATTTATTATCGTTAA
- the queE gene encoding 7-carboxy-7-deazaguanine synthase QueE, protein MSRLRITEIFYSLQGESRTVGYPTAFVRLTGCPLRCRYCDTDYAFQGGVWMNLEQIFTTVATFSTHYVTVTGGEPLAQPACLEFLAQLCNAEYETSLETSGALDISAVDPRVIKVMDLKTPGSGEENRNFYANLDYLLSHDQIKLVLCDREDYDWAKTILEKYRLFGRCEVLLSPSYNQLNPTVLAGWILEDHLPVRMQIQLHKYLWGEEPGR, encoded by the coding sequence ATGAGTCGGCTTCGCATTACTGAGATTTTTTACTCTTTACAGGGAGAAAGCCGCACTGTTGGTTATCCCACTGCATTTGTGCGTTTAACTGGTTGCCCCCTCCGTTGTCGCTATTGCGATACTGATTACGCTTTTCAGGGAGGGGTTTGGATGAATCTAGAGCAGATTTTCACTACGGTAGCTACGTTTAGTACCCACTACGTAACGGTAACTGGTGGCGAACCTTTAGCGCAGCCGGCATGTTTAGAGTTCCTAGCTCAACTTTGTAATGCCGAATACGAGACTTCATTAGAAACCAGTGGTGCGTTAGATATTTCAGCCGTTGATCCACGAGTGATTAAGGTTATGGATCTTAAAACTCCGGGATCAGGGGAAGAAAATCGTAATTTTTATGCCAACCTTGATTACTTACTATCTCATGATCAAATAAAGCTAGTCCTCTGCGATCGAGAAGATTACGATTGGGCTAAAACAATACTTGAAAAATATCGTTTGTTTGGGCGCTGTGAAGTGTTATTGTCCCCTAGCTACAATCAGCTTAATCCTACTGTATTAGCTGGGTGGATATTAGAAGATCACTTACCTGTAAGAATGCAAATTCAGCTGCATAAATACCTTTGGGGAGAAGAACCTGGACGATGA